Proteins found in one Gemmatimonadaceae bacterium genomic segment:
- a CDS encoding succinate dehydrogenase/fumarate reductase iron-sulfur subunit, translating into MHVTLFVWRQAGPDASGAMQRYETDDVSPDMSFLEMLDVVNETLVGKGEQPIAFDHDCREGICGSCGMMINGVAHGPMKGTATCQLHMRSFADGATIHVEPWRSRAFPVIKDLVVNRAAFDRIIAAGGFVTAPTGAAQDANNILVPKHEADAAMDAAACIGCGACVAACPNGSASLFTAAKISHLGLLPQGQPERRRRALRMVAQMDEEGFGHCTFYGECQEACPKEISIDTIARMNRDYMIATMSHRDERVLGGTG; encoded by the coding sequence ATGCACGTAACTCTCTTCGTGTGGCGGCAGGCCGGCCCCGACGCGTCCGGCGCGATGCAACGCTACGAGACCGACGACGTCAGCCCCGACATGTCGTTCCTCGAGATGCTCGACGTGGTCAACGAAACGCTCGTCGGCAAGGGGGAGCAGCCGATCGCCTTCGATCACGATTGCCGCGAGGGCATCTGCGGCTCGTGCGGCATGATGATCAACGGCGTCGCGCACGGGCCGATGAAGGGCACGGCGACCTGCCAGCTCCACATGCGGAGCTTCGCCGACGGCGCGACGATCCACGTCGAGCCGTGGCGCTCGCGGGCGTTCCCGGTCATCAAGGACCTCGTCGTGAATCGCGCCGCCTTCGACCGGATCATCGCCGCGGGCGGGTTCGTCACGGCGCCGACCGGCGCCGCGCAGGACGCCAACAACATTCTCGTTCCCAAGCACGAGGCCGACGCCGCGATGGACGCCGCGGCCTGCATCGGCTGCGGAGCGTGCGTCGCCGCTTGCCCGAACGGCTCGGCATCCCTGTTCACGGCCGCGAAAATTTCGCATCTTGGGCTCCTCCCGCAGGGCCAACCGGAACGCCGGCGTCGCGCGCTTCGGATGGTGGCACAGATGGACGAGGAAGGCTTCGGGCACTGCACGTTCTACGGCGAATGCCAGGAGGCGTGCCCGAAAGAGATCAGCATCGACACGATCGCGCGGATGAACCGCGATTACATGATCGCCACGATGTCGCACCGCGATGAGCGCGTGCTCGGAGGGACCGGATGA
- a CDS encoding NAD(P)/FAD-dependent oxidoreductase, whose amino-acid sequence MSACSEGPDDRDENSVGARVDRERPHRTTLVIGAGPAGLTTAYLLGKAGHDVVVLEADRDYVGGLSRTVAYKGFRFDIGGHRFFSKSPEVEALWTELLGHEMLERPRLSRIYYNGKFFAYPVRAGNALRNLGPVEAALCALSYLKASLFPVKDPRSFEDWVSNQFGWRLYRMFFKTYTEKVWGMKCSEISADWAAQRIKGLSMATTIRRAIFRRENGDNSVRTLIESFRYPRLGPGMMWEACRDAIVAQGGGNAVLMGRRVVRCRFDAGEGAWEVTARTDAGAEEVFRASDVVSSAPMREIVESIEPPAPAAAREAARGLRYRDFMAVALIMKERANLPDNWIYVHDPSVRVGRIQIFKSWSPDLVPDPSLCCFGMEYFCFEGDELWSKPDAEVIAAATDELARIGLGRHEDVVDGCVVRARKAYPVYDGDYADRVARIRREIAHSYPGMHFVGRNGMHKYNNQDHAMMTGMLTARNIIAGTTLYDVWAVNEEAEYLEAATLGGATGERLVPQAIRARPLAEGKESGAGKAGGA is encoded by the coding sequence ATGAGCGCGTGCTCGGAGGGACCGGATGACCGTGACGAGAATTCCGTCGGTGCGAGAGTGGACCGAGAGCGCCCGCACCGAACGACCTTAGTCATCGGCGCCGGCCCCGCCGGCCTAACGACCGCGTACCTGCTCGGTAAGGCCGGGCACGACGTGGTCGTCCTCGAGGCGGACCGCGACTACGTCGGCGGCCTTTCGAGAACCGTCGCGTACAAGGGTTTCCGCTTCGACATCGGGGGGCACCGCTTCTTCTCCAAGTCGCCGGAGGTCGAGGCGCTGTGGACCGAGCTTCTCGGCCACGAGATGCTCGAGCGTCCGCGGCTCTCGCGGATCTACTACAACGGCAAGTTCTTCGCGTATCCCGTGCGCGCCGGGAACGCCCTCAGAAACCTCGGCCCGGTCGAGGCGGCGCTGTGCGCGCTCTCGTACCTCAAGGCCAGCCTCTTTCCCGTGAAAGACCCGCGCTCGTTCGAGGACTGGGTCTCGAATCAGTTTGGCTGGCGGCTGTATCGCATGTTCTTCAAGACCTACACCGAGAAGGTGTGGGGCATGAAGTGCAGCGAGATCTCCGCCGACTGGGCGGCGCAGCGCATCAAGGGCCTTTCGATGGCGACGACGATTCGCCGCGCGATATTCCGGCGCGAAAACGGCGACAACTCGGTTCGAACGCTCATCGAGTCGTTCCGCTATCCGCGGCTCGGCCCCGGCATGATGTGGGAGGCCTGCCGCGACGCGATCGTCGCGCAGGGAGGGGGAAACGCGGTGCTCATGGGACGCCGCGTCGTGCGGTGCCGGTTCGACGCCGGCGAAGGCGCTTGGGAAGTCACGGCGCGCACCGACGCCGGCGCCGAGGAGGTATTTCGCGCGAGCGACGTCGTGTCGTCGGCGCCGATGCGCGAGATCGTCGAATCGATCGAACCACCCGCGCCGGCGGCCGCGCGCGAGGCGGCGCGCGGACTGCGATACCGCGACTTCATGGCCGTCGCGTTGATCATGAAAGAGCGGGCGAATCTTCCCGACAACTGGATTTACGTCCACGATCCGTCGGTGCGCGTCGGGCGCATTCAGATTTTCAAATCCTGGTCGCCCGACCTCGTCCCGGACCCGTCGCTCTGCTGTTTCGGTATGGAGTACTTCTGCTTCGAGGGCGACGAGCTTTGGTCGAAGCCCGACGCGGAGGTCATCGCCGCGGCGACGGACGAGTTGGCGCGCATCGGTCTCGGTCGACACGAAGACGTCGTGGACGGTTGCGTGGTCCGCGCTCGGAAGGCGTATCCCGTATACGACGGCGACTACGCGGACCGCGTGGCTCGGATCCGCCGCGAGATTGCTCATTCATATCCCGGGATGCACTTTGTCGGGCGCAACGGGATGCACAAGTACAACAATCAAGATCACGCGATGATGACCGGGATGTTGACGGCGCGAAACATCATCGCGGGCACGACGCTCTACGACGTGTGGGCGGTGAACGAGGAAGCCGAGTACCTGGAAGCAGCCACTCTCGGAGGGGCCACAGGTGAAAGACTCGTTCCGCAAGCGATCCGCGCACGACCGCTCGCCGAGGGAAAAGAGAGCGGCGCAGGGAAGGCGGGCGGCGCGTAA
- the dcd gene encoding dCTP deaminase, producing the protein MTIMSDRWITRMAHEHRMIEPFEGRQVRQGVVSYGVSSYGYDMRVAREFRIFTNVLSSIVDPKAFDPKSFVEFEGDICIVPPNSFALARSVEYFRIPRNILTVTVGKSTYARCGIITNVTPFEPEWEGFVTLEISNTTPLPAKIYANEGIAQVLFFRGEEEPEVSYKDKGGKYQSQVGVTLPKL; encoded by the coding sequence ATGACGATCATGTCGGACCGCTGGATCACCCGCATGGCCCACGAGCACCGCATGATCGAGCCCTTCGAAGGCCGTCAGGTGCGTCAAGGGGTCGTCTCGTACGGCGTCAGCTCGTACGGCTACGACATGCGCGTGGCGCGCGAGTTCAGGATCTTCACGAACGTCCTGAGCTCGATCGTGGATCCCAAGGCGTTCGACCCGAAATCGTTCGTCGAGTTCGAGGGCGACATCTGCATCGTTCCGCCGAACTCGTTCGCACTGGCGCGCTCGGTGGAGTATTTCAGGATCCCGCGAAACATTCTCACGGTCACGGTCGGCAAGTCGACCTACGCGCGCTGCGGGATCATCACGAACGTCACGCCCTTCGAGCCCGAGTGGGAAGGCTTTGTGACGCTCGAGATCTCGAACACCACGCCCCTGCCCGCCAAGATCTACGCGAACGAAGGCATCGCGCAGGTGCTCTTCTTCCGCGGCGAAGAGGAGCCGGAAGTCTCGTACAAGGACAAGGGCGGAAAATACCAGAGCCAGGTCGGAGTGACGCTGCCGAAGTTGTAG
- the ndhC gene encoding NADH-quinone oxidoreductase subunit A: MLRTYFPVLLLLGFVIANAVLMLGLSHLTLRPRPTPVKQTPYESGMPPLGDAHERFSVKFYMVAVLFIIFDIETVFMIPWGAYFRQLSCTVPLADNACPAGHVSLFGLAEMIVFMIILLVGFVYVWKKGALQWD, from the coding sequence ATGCTTCGTACGTACTTCCCAGTCCTGCTCTTACTCGGCTTCGTCATCGCGAACGCGGTGCTGATGCTGGGCCTCTCCCACCTCACTCTTCGTCCGCGGCCCACTCCGGTCAAGCAGACCCCGTACGAGTCGGGAATGCCGCCCCTCGGCGACGCGCACGAGCGCTTCTCCGTGAAGTTCTACATGGTGGCGGTGCTCTTCATCATCTTCGACATCGAAACGGTCTTCATGATTCCGTGGGGCGCGTACTTCCGCCAACTGTCGTGCACGGTTCCACTCGCCGACAACGCGTGCCCGGCGGGGCACGTCTCGTTGTTCGGCCTCGCTGAGATGATCGTGTTCATGATCATCCTGCTCGTGGGCTTCGTGTACGTGTGGAAGAAAGGAGCGCTGCAATGGGATTGA
- the nuoB gene encoding NADH-quinone oxidoreductase subunit NuoB, which yields MGLSPRPEPKLIQTTSEEPWVTTRLDAFINWGRKNSLWPMPFGTACCAIEFMATAASKYDLARFGMERQAFSPRQADLLICAGRVPFKLAPVLRRIWQQMPQPKWCISMGACASSGGMFDNYAVVQGIDTIIPVDVYVPGCPPRPEGLLYGIMMLQKKVEKERMADRSLRDEMEPDPESQLFIAPSEIDEVSEPFGNSVQQTRSGL from the coding sequence ATGGGATTGAGTCCGCGTCCCGAACCCAAGTTGATCCAGACCACCAGCGAAGAGCCGTGGGTCACCACGCGTCTGGATGCGTTCATCAACTGGGGTCGTAAAAACTCGCTTTGGCCGATGCCGTTCGGCACCGCGTGCTGCGCGATCGAATTCATGGCGACCGCGGCGAGCAAGTACGACCTCGCGCGATTCGGCATGGAGCGGCAGGCCTTCTCGCCCCGCCAAGCCGACCTCTTGATCTGCGCCGGACGCGTGCCGTTCAAGCTCGCGCCGGTGCTGCGGCGAATCTGGCAGCAGATGCCGCAGCCCAAGTGGTGCATCTCGATGGGCGCGTGCGCGTCGAGCGGGGGCATGTTCGACAACTACGCGGTGGTCCAGGGCATCGACACGATCATCCCGGTCGACGTCTACGTCCCGGGCTGCCCGCCGAGGCCGGAAGGGCTCCTCTACGGCATCATGATGCTGCAGAAGAAAGTGGAAAAGGAGCGCATGGCCGATCGCTCGCTGCGCGACGAGATGGAGCCGGATCCGGAAAGCCAACTGTTCATCGCCCCGTCGGAGATCGACGAGGTGTCCGAGCCGTTCGGCAACTCGGTTCAACAGACGCGATCCGGCCTGTGA
- a CDS encoding NADH-quinone oxidoreductase subunit C, with amino-acid sequence MSGNGSFKPVVAGSALVAGAPSPTTPRKVARTGTHPNPSADAARAQFGDVVTRVDVVWGETTVVVDQSSVHDVIQWLHDDEGQRYDYLSDVTAVEYRDLERPLEVVWHLRSLPFRRFLRVKVAIPRGATLAVPSVWDVYKSADWLERECYDMFGIEFTGHPDLRRILMWEQYKEGYPLRKDFPLRGRFSRSEQLRQALAANPEARYSKDELTIAQALEDLPADMRRRLTSGERTGE; translated from the coding sequence GTGAGCGGAAACGGTTCCTTCAAGCCGGTCGTGGCTGGAAGCGCGCTCGTCGCCGGAGCGCCCTCGCCGACGACGCCGCGCAAGGTCGCCCGCACCGGCACGCATCCGAATCCGTCGGCCGACGCGGCGCGCGCGCAATTCGGCGACGTCGTCACGCGTGTCGACGTCGTGTGGGGTGAGACGACGGTCGTCGTCGACCAGTCGAGCGTCCACGACGTCATCCAGTGGCTGCACGACGACGAAGGGCAGCGCTACGACTACCTCTCGGACGTCACCGCGGTGGAGTACCGGGATCTCGAGCGGCCGCTCGAAGTCGTGTGGCATCTGCGGTCGCTGCCGTTTCGCCGCTTTCTCCGCGTGAAGGTGGCGATTCCTCGCGGCGCGACGTTGGCCGTGCCCAGCGTGTGGGACGTGTACAAATCCGCCGATTGGCTCGAGCGCGAGTGCTACGACATGTTCGGCATCGAGTTCACCGGCCACCCGGACCTGCGCCGCATCCTGATGTGGGAGCAGTACAAGGAAGGGTATCCGTTGCGAAAGGACTTCCCGCTGCGCGGCCGGTTCAGCCGCTCGGAACAGCTTCGCCAGGCGCTGGCGGCGAACCCGGAAGCGCGCTACTCGAAGGACGAGCTGACCATCGCGCAGGCGCTCGAAGATCTGCCGGCCGACATGCGGCGGCGTCTCACGTCCGGCGAGCGGACGGGCGAGTAA
- the nuoD gene encoding NADH dehydrogenase (quinone) subunit D, producing the protein MATTKRTIDVELSTTGLDAQGRPRRVPLAVDEAGNTVAVAEPPTMEPDLEGEHMLINIGPQHPATHGVLRLVLELDGETVVRCIPHVGYLHCGFEKIGEYRQYNQIIPWTDREDYLNSPGNNVAFSLGAERLFGIEITERCKVLRVMACELSRIMSHLVWLGTTCIDIGAYTPFLWAFQQREKIYEMLEAWIGARLTTTLTRVGGMGADIPDNWIEQLTAFTKEFPRVVDEIDRVITRNGIWVGRTVGLGVMSAEEAVNYGLSGPMVRASGVAFDVRRDFPYLDYETYDFDVPVGTNGDVYDRFLVRMEELRQSTRILTQAIGRLPDGPVNVDDHRVILPPKSKATSDMESMIHHFKQVMEGPRPPIGECYVALESPKGEKGYYMVSDGTPKPVRWRIRPPSFVNLSAIPRMVEGHLLSDVIAINASIDIVMGEIDR; encoded by the coding sequence ATGGCGACGACGAAACGCACGATCGACGTCGAGTTGTCGACGACCGGGCTGGACGCGCAGGGTCGCCCGCGCCGCGTCCCGCTCGCCGTGGACGAAGCCGGCAACACCGTCGCGGTGGCCGAGCCGCCCACGATGGAGCCGGATCTCGAGGGTGAGCACATGCTCATCAACATCGGGCCGCAGCACCCCGCGACGCACGGCGTGCTCCGGCTGGTGCTCGAGCTCGACGGCGAGACGGTGGTGCGCTGCATCCCGCACGTCGGCTACCTGCACTGCGGCTTCGAGAAGATCGGCGAGTACCGCCAGTACAATCAGATCATCCCCTGGACGGATCGTGAGGATTATCTGAATTCGCCGGGGAACAACGTCGCCTTCTCCCTCGGCGCGGAGCGGCTCTTCGGCATCGAGATCACCGAGCGGTGCAAGGTTCTGCGGGTCATGGCGTGCGAGCTGTCGCGCATCATGTCGCACCTCGTGTGGCTGGGCACGACCTGCATCGACATCGGCGCATATACGCCGTTTCTGTGGGCGTTCCAACAGCGCGAGAAGATCTACGAGATGCTCGAGGCGTGGATCGGCGCCCGGCTCACGACGACGCTCACGCGCGTCGGCGGCATGGGCGCCGACATCCCGGACAATTGGATCGAGCAGCTCACGGCCTTCACGAAGGAATTCCCGCGCGTCGTCGACGAGATCGACCGCGTCATCACGCGCAACGGCATCTGGGTCGGGCGCACGGTGGGCCTCGGCGTGATGTCGGCCGAGGAAGCGGTCAACTACGGGTTGTCCGGCCCGATGGTCCGCGCATCGGGCGTCGCGTTCGACGTGCGCCGGGATTTCCCGTACCTCGACTACGAGACGTACGACTTCGACGTCCCCGTCGGCACGAACGGCGACGTGTACGACCGCTTCCTGGTTCGCATGGAAGAGCTGCGGCAATCGACGCGGATTCTCACGCAGGCGATCGGCCGGCTTCCGGACGGACCGGTGAACGTGGACGACCACCGCGTCATCCTGCCGCCGAAGAGCAAGGCGACCAGCGACATGGAGTCGATGATCCACCATTTCAAGCAGGTCATGGAAGGCCCGCGTCCGCCGATCGGCGAATGCTACGTCGCGCTCGAGAGCCCGAAGGGAGAGAAGGGGTACTATATGGTCTCTGACGGGACGCCCAAGCCCGTCCGCTGGCGAATCCGTCCCCCGTCGTTCGTGAACCTCTCGGCGATTCCGCGCATGGTCGAGGGGCATCTGCTCTCCGACGTCATCGCGATCAACGCGTCGATCGACATCGTGATGGGGGAGATCGACCGGTGA
- the nuoE gene encoding NADH-quinone oxidoreductase subunit NuoE, with translation MSHAHAEQYAPVFTTGSARRTELDELLTRYPTKMAALLPALWMVQHERGWVSDEAMAEVASVLDLTPAYVKGVVTFYTMYHQHPVGRHFIQICTTSPCNVCGAEAVVDAFLKHTGCFELGQTSPDGKYTVIEVECLGACGFATPIMINEDFIESVTPEKVPEILSGLA, from the coding sequence GTGAGTCACGCCCATGCCGAGCAATACGCGCCGGTGTTCACAACCGGCAGCGCGCGGCGGACGGAGCTCGACGAGTTGCTCACGCGCTATCCGACGAAAATGGCGGCGCTTCTGCCGGCGCTGTGGATGGTGCAGCACGAGCGCGGCTGGGTGAGCGACGAGGCGATGGCGGAAGTCGCCTCGGTGCTCGACCTCACGCCTGCCTACGTGAAGGGTGTGGTCACGTTCTACACGATGTACCACCAGCATCCCGTCGGCCGGCACTTCATCCAGATCTGCACGACGTCGCCCTGCAACGTGTGCGGCGCCGAAGCGGTCGTCGACGCGTTTCTCAAGCACACGGGCTGCTTCGAGCTGGGCCAGACGTCGCCCGACGGCAAGTACACGGTGATCGAAGTCGAGTGCCTCGGCGCCTGCGGCTTCGCCACGCCGATCATGATCAACGAGGACTTCATCGAGTCGGTGACTCCGGAGAAGGTGCCGGAGATTCTTTCCGGCCTCGCCTGA
- the nuoF gene encoding NADH-quinone oxidoreductase subunit NuoF, whose translation MGYPHAPHRREALVLSKHFGEKDAVTLAGWKKRGGYAALEKALGMPPADIVNVVKDSGLRGRGGAGFPTGLKWSFMKIGDGKPHYLCCNADESEPGTFKDREIMRWTPHALIEGCAIGSYAIGAETCYIYIRGEFTEPIARVEAALKECYDAGILGKNAMGTGKTVNVWVHRGAGAYICGEETALMNSLEGKRGNPRIKPPFPAVSGVFAQPTTINNVETLAAVPAILNNGAAWYKQWMRADNPKSTGTKLYSVCGNIQKPGNYEVPMGFPFKEFLYDLCGGPPPGRKFKAIIPGGISVPIQTVDEAEASLMDYEGFVAEGTMLGSGGVICIDDSQNLVKQIARAARFFAHESCAQCTQCREGTAWTTKILERIVAGEGTPEDLDTLLSIADNMTGKTICVLSDSCATPVVSGLKKFRADFEALIKSKRTILVPAVA comes from the coding sequence ATGGGATATCCGCACGCACCGCACCGTCGCGAAGCGCTCGTTCTCTCCAAGCATTTCGGGGAGAAGGACGCCGTCACGCTCGCCGGCTGGAAGAAGCGCGGCGGCTACGCGGCGCTCGAAAAGGCGCTCGGCATGCCGCCCGCCGACATCGTGAACGTCGTGAAGGACTCCGGGCTCCGCGGGCGCGGCGGCGCCGGATTCCCGACGGGTCTCAAGTGGTCGTTCATGAAGATCGGCGACGGCAAGCCGCATTACCTCTGCTGCAACGCCGACGAGTCCGAGCCGGGTACGTTCAAGGATCGCGAGATCATGCGGTGGACGCCGCACGCGCTCATCGAAGGCTGCGCGATCGGATCGTACGCGATCGGCGCCGAGACGTGCTACATCTACATCCGCGGCGAATTCACGGAGCCGATCGCGCGCGTCGAGGCGGCACTCAAGGAGTGCTACGACGCCGGCATCCTCGGCAAGAACGCGATGGGCACCGGCAAAACGGTCAACGTCTGGGTGCACCGCGGCGCGGGCGCGTACATCTGCGGTGAAGAGACCGCGCTGATGAATTCGCTCGAGGGAAAGCGCGGCAACCCGCGCATCAAGCCGCCGTTCCCGGCGGTGTCGGGCGTGTTCGCGCAGCCGACGACGATCAACAACGTCGAGACCCTCGCCGCCGTCCCGGCGATTCTCAACAACGGCGCCGCGTGGTACAAGCAGTGGATGCGCGCCGACAACCCGAAGAGCACCGGCACCAAGCTCTACTCGGTGTGCGGCAACATCCAAAAGCCCGGCAACTACGAAGTGCCGATGGGCTTCCCGTTCAAAGAATTCTTGTACGACCTGTGCGGCGGTCCGCCGCCGGGGCGAAAGTTCAAGGCGATCATCCCCGGCGGCATCTCCGTGCCGATCCAGACGGTCGACGAGGCCGAAGCGAGCCTCATGGACTACGAGGGCTTCGTCGCCGAGGGCACGATGCTCGGCTCGGGCGGCGTGATCTGCATCGACGACTCGCAGAATCTCGTGAAGCAGATCGCGCGCGCCGCGCGCTTCTTCGCTCACGAGAGCTGCGCGCAGTGCACGCAGTGCCGCGAAGGCACCGCGTGGACGACCAAGATCCTCGAGCGCATCGTCGCCGGCGAGGGTACGCCCGAAGACCTCGACACATTGCTCTCGATCGCCGACAACATGACGGGTAAGACGATCTGCGTGCTCAGCGACTCGTGCGCGACGCCGGTCGTGTCCGGACTCAAGAAATTCCGCGCCGATTTCGAGGCGCTCATCAAGTCGAAACGGACGATCCTCGTCCCGGCGGTGGCCTAG
- a CDS encoding 2Fe-2S iron-sulfur cluster-binding protein codes for MADTPVGVTLTIEGRQVTVPAGTSILEAAKRAGVLVPHYCYHPGLPVAGVCRMCLVEVEKAPKLAPSCATAVAEGNVVHVHSEKSIEARKGVLEMLLINHPLDCPICDQAGECELQDYTYMEGRGEGRYRDPKRFNPVEDFGGDVMYTPNRCILCTRCVRFMEDVAHDPVLNVSERGDRAVIGKFEGQDLTHPWAGNVIDLCPVGALLSKDSLNKARSWELDRTASVCPNCSQGCNMIVETRDNVVVRLRPRPNEDVNSYFMCDHGRLNYRWMNRQDRVDVPMVRRGAGGGLSGIDWPIAIAEAARALKGKKAFVLASPNLSNEALFLLSKLVKETGGRGVFRVQQGDEAPLPGVEDLSLRKDRAANGRGAELLGFRQSATPLADLAAGDVLVVADEELVGADAEGVAKASAIVVVSTTLPPWARHLAAAVLPIANFTEEEGTFTNLRGRVQRFMQAKAAPGFARPSWFVIADLLAALGTPEDYSLASDVFKALAGAQSEFAGMSYDTLGLRGRQISGAKTAGANA; via the coding sequence GTGGCAGATACACCTGTGGGCGTAACGCTCACGATCGAGGGACGGCAGGTTACGGTCCCCGCGGGTACGTCCATTCTCGAGGCGGCGAAGCGCGCCGGCGTGCTCGTGCCGCACTACTGCTACCATCCGGGGCTGCCGGTCGCCGGCGTGTGCCGGATGTGCCTCGTCGAGGTCGAAAAAGCGCCCAAGCTCGCGCCGTCGTGCGCGACGGCCGTGGCCGAGGGCAACGTCGTCCACGTCCACTCGGAGAAGTCGATCGAAGCGCGCAAAGGCGTGCTCGAGATGCTCCTCATCAACCATCCGCTCGATTGCCCAATCTGCGATCAGGCGGGTGAGTGCGAGCTGCAGGACTACACGTACATGGAAGGGCGCGGCGAAGGCCGCTACCGCGACCCGAAGCGGTTCAACCCGGTCGAGGATTTCGGCGGCGACGTGATGTACACGCCGAACCGCTGCATCCTCTGCACGCGCTGCGTGCGGTTCATGGAAGACGTGGCCCACGACCCCGTGCTCAACGTGAGCGAGCGCGGCGACCGCGCCGTCATCGGGAAGTTCGAGGGGCAGGACCTCACGCATCCGTGGGCGGGGAACGTCATCGACCTCTGCCCGGTCGGCGCGCTGCTCTCCAAGGATTCGTTGAACAAGGCGCGGTCGTGGGAGCTCGATCGAACGGCATCGGTTTGCCCGAACTGTTCGCAGGGCTGCAACATGATCGTCGAGACGCGCGACAACGTCGTCGTGCGGCTCCGTCCGCGTCCCAACGAGGACGTGAACTCGTACTTCATGTGCGATCACGGCCGGCTCAACTACCGCTGGATGAACCGGCAGGACCGCGTGGACGTGCCGATGGTGCGCCGCGGTGCGGGTGGCGGTCTTTCCGGAATCGACTGGCCGATCGCCATCGCCGAAGCCGCTCGCGCGCTGAAGGGAAAGAAGGCGTTCGTCCTCGCGTCGCCGAATCTCTCGAACGAAGCGCTCTTCCTGCTGTCGAAGCTCGTCAAGGAAACCGGCGGCCGCGGCGTGTTCCGCGTACAGCAGGGCGACGAGGCGCCGCTTCCCGGCGTCGAGGATCTCTCGCTCCGGAAAGATCGCGCGGCGAATGGGCGCGGTGCCGAGCTGCTCGGCTTCAGGCAGAGCGCGACGCCGCTCGCCGACCTCGCGGCCGGCGACGTGCTCGTCGTGGCGGACGAAGAGCTCGTCGGTGCCGACGCGGAGGGCGTCGCGAAGGCGAGCGCGATCGTCGTCGTCTCGACCACGCTCCCGCCGTGGGCGCGTCATCTCGCCGCCGCGGTTCTGCCGATCGCCAACTTCACGGAAGAAGAAGGGACCTTCACGAACCTCCGCGGCCGCGTGCAACGTTTCATGCAGGCGAAGGCCGCGCCGGGCTTCGCCAGGCCGAGCTGGTTCGTGATCGCCGACCTGCTCGCCGCGCTGGGCACGCCCGAGGACTACTCGCTCGCCAGCGACGTGTTCAAGGCGCTCGCCGGCGCGCAGTCCGAGTTCGCGGGAATGTCGTACGACACGCTCGGCTTGCGAGGACGTCAGATCAGCGGCGCCAAGACCGCCGGAGCGAACGCGTGA